A genomic window from Sphingobacterium sp. BN32 includes:
- a CDS encoding TonB-dependent receptor: MNCIKTLFTVMLLCVATLVANAQQVAYGVKGVVVDVESYEPLKGATITIANSQLGTTTNEKGEFYIPLPSNKPAEYLIRASIMGYDGQEITFTLSASDTEFVSFALKNKDAVIEEVVVTRRREKATELALLEERRKSNLMVESIGTQELSRKGVSDARAALTKMAGVSRQEGAKNVFVRGLGDRYNSSSLNGLPLPSEDPLYKNISLDFFSSDVIQSINVNKTFNPTIGGDVAGANVDIFTKEATGNSLEVAVSGGANSQTIGKDNFKRIDGTSWFGSLNGGSKHHINTLNDYSFKNSWVAKPIDNLINSNFKILGNRRFDLGGKTLSLFFTGGMDSKYRFAEGVVGAATTIGQVYQDQTYIRNQYNVSQNAMVNLRYAFDKGMLSFNSLYIHDQVQDFSEFFGFNANEVEGDREFARRQQINDNHISVSQILGKYEFNQNWSTDVAVGFNYVVGNEPDRRVNRFLENGGKYRFSTNSSGNNERYFSDMTEKGIVSRAIVTYKLNNEEGLDRKIDFGYNGNITKRDFNATIFNHELLPPYGSDIDIANPDQYFNTEKLGSIFNLVTLRGKSDEFAFLPFYYNGKKNIHAAVANATYQFNADFTAMLGLRFEKVTQDVDFYTNVTQSEIIGPSKIDKSFLLPSVNLKYNLGEAMILRASGSKTYTLPQFIEIAPMRYAGQNNNTEGNSDLIPAETYNADLKWELYPEGGELISFGVFYKHIKNPIGRSTIPSGGNTLTFLNVGGSADVLGAEMEIKKDLIKTATANGENVLSAGLNVSYLHSKQKLENPLAQFTKESDKLEGASPLMVNADLTYKLNLNRVELMPTVVFNYFSDRIFSIGTRGFGNIMEKGVPTLDFNLRGTVNKKIGFSVKAENIINPYRELSMDFSNGAPQLMVERYKRGMDFSAGLSYKF; the protein is encoded by the coding sequence ATGAATTGTATTAAAACATTGTTTACGGTTATGCTATTATGTGTTGCGACGCTAGTTGCCAATGCACAACAAGTAGCATACGGTGTAAAAGGGGTTGTAGTTGACGTTGAAAGCTACGAGCCATTAAAAGGGGCAACCATTACGATTGCTAACTCTCAATTAGGGACAACGACCAATGAAAAAGGCGAGTTCTACATCCCACTACCAAGTAACAAACCTGCCGAATATCTTATTCGCGCAAGCATTATGGGGTACGACGGACAAGAGATTACTTTCACGCTAAGTGCTTCAGACACAGAGTTTGTATCTTTTGCTTTAAAGAACAAGGATGCTGTCATTGAAGAGGTTGTGGTTACGAGACGCAGAGAGAAGGCTACAGAGCTTGCGCTTTTGGAGGAAAGACGCAAATCTAACCTAATGGTCGAGTCTATCGGTACACAAGAATTATCAAGAAAAGGCGTAAGCGACGCGCGCGCAGCCCTTACTAAAATGGCTGGTGTATCCAGACAAGAAGGTGCTAAAAACGTATTCGTACGTGGACTAGGCGATCGTTACAATTCTTCATCCCTTAACGGTTTGCCACTACCTTCTGAGGACCCATTATATAAAAATATCTCCTTAGATTTCTTCAGTTCAGATGTTATACAGAGCATCAATGTTAACAAAACGTTTAATCCTACAATTGGTGGAGACGTTGCGGGTGCCAATGTGGACATTTTTACAAAAGAAGCAACAGGAAATAGTTTAGAGGTTGCCGTATCAGGCGGGGCGAACTCCCAAACAATTGGAAAAGATAACTTTAAGCGAATTGATGGAACAAGCTGGTTCGGATCTTTAAATGGAGGTTCAAAACATCATATCAATACGTTAAACGACTACTCATTCAAAAACAGCTGGGTTGCTAAACCAATTGATAATTTGATCAACTCCAACTTTAAGATCTTAGGAAACCGTCGTTTTGATCTAGGTGGCAAGACATTAAGCTTGTTCTTCACCGGAGGGATGGATTCCAAATACAGGTTTGCGGAAGGTGTTGTTGGAGCAGCGACGACCATCGGTCAAGTTTACCAGGATCAAACATACATCAGAAATCAGTACAATGTATCGCAGAACGCGATGGTGAACCTTCGTTATGCTTTTGACAAAGGAATGCTAAGCTTTAACTCCCTATATATCCATGACCAAGTACAAGATTTCTCTGAATTTTTTGGATTCAACGCAAATGAAGTAGAAGGAGACCGCGAGTTTGCTAGAAGACAGCAAATCAATGACAACCACATCTCGGTATCTCAGATCTTAGGAAAATACGAGTTCAATCAGAATTGGAGTACAGATGTTGCCGTTGGTTTCAACTATGTTGTCGGAAACGAACCGGATAGAAGAGTAAACAGATTTTTGGAAAACGGAGGCAAGTACCGCTTCAGTACCAATTCGTCCGGAAACAATGAGCGTTATTTCTCTGATATGACAGAAAAAGGAATCGTAAGCCGTGCCATCGTAACTTATAAATTGAATAACGAAGAGGGATTGGATAGAAAAATCGATTTTGGATACAACGGAAATATAACCAAAAGAGACTTCAATGCGACGATCTTCAATCATGAACTTTTGCCACCATATGGTAGCGACATCGATATTGCTAATCCAGACCAATACTTCAATACAGAAAAGTTAGGCAGTATATTTAATCTGGTTACTTTGAGAGGTAAGAGCGATGAATTTGCTTTCCTTCCTTTCTACTATAACGGTAAAAAGAACATTCACGCTGCGGTAGCAAACGCGACTTACCAATTCAATGCAGACTTTACCGCAATGCTAGGGTTAAGATTCGAGAAGGTGACGCAAGATGTTGATTTCTATACCAACGTAACGCAAAGTGAGATTATCGGTCCATCGAAAATTGATAAGTCATTCTTATTGCCAAGTGTTAACTTGAAATATAACTTAGGTGAAGCGATGATCCTTCGCGCATCGGGTAGTAAAACCTATACCTTGCCTCAATTTATTGAAATTGCGCCAATGCGTTACGCCGGACAAAATAACAATACGGAAGGTAACTCCGACTTGATCCCTGCAGAGACTTACAACGCAGACTTGAAGTGGGAATTATACCCGGAAGGCGGCGAGTTGATCTCTTTCGGTGTATTCTACAAGCACATTAAAAACCCAATCGGCAGATCTACCATTCCTTCGGGAGGTAATACCCTAACATTCCTGAACGTAGGTGGTTCGGCAGATGTATTAGGTGCGGAAATGGAAATCAAGAAAGACCTAATCAAAACGGCAACAGCAAATGGTGAAAACGTGTTGTCTGCAGGCTTGAACGTATCTTACTTACACTCTAAGCAAAAGTTAGAAAATCCATTAGCGCAATTCACGAAGGAGTCGGACAAATTAGAAGGCGCATCACCATTAATGGTTAATGCAGATTTAACGTATAAGTTAAACCTAAACCGTGTGGAATTGATGCCAACGGTGGTGTTCAATTACTTCTCAGATCGTATTTTCTCAATCGGTACTAGAGGATTCGGTAACATCATGGAGAAAGGTGTTCCAACATTGGATTTCAATTTGAGAGGTACTGTAAATAAGAAGATTGGCTTCTCGGTTAAAGCTGAAAACATCATCAACCCTTATCGTGAACTGTCGATGGACTTCTCGAATGGAGCCCCTCAATTGATGGTGGAGCGCTACAAGCGCGGTATGGATTTCAGCGCAGGTTTATCTTATAAGTTTTAA
- a CDS encoding ABC transporter ATP-binding protein, with the protein MNDFVLHTESLSYQYPKGSKLIFENLNIPKQQHTLILGESGSGKSTLLNLIAGFSAPTTGKVYIQGQDIYQLQETNLDKFRAKNLGFIFQEAHLLKNLTVAENIKLAQSLAGFPVNESEVANLLEKLQLSTLSNRKPNELSRGQVQRVAIARALINKPALLIADEPTASLDDKNTFLVIELIKALADEQGSTLIISTHDKRLKDEFNNNYQLSAL; encoded by the coding sequence ATGAACGATTTTGTGCTACACACAGAAAGTTTGTCCTATCAATATCCTAAAGGATCCAAACTTATATTTGAAAATCTTAATATCCCGAAACAGCAGCATACGCTTATCTTAGGCGAATCTGGCTCTGGAAAATCAACGCTGTTGAACCTGATTGCAGGTTTTTCGGCACCCACAACGGGAAAAGTCTATATACAAGGCCAAGATATCTACCAATTACAAGAGACCAACTTGGATAAGTTCCGTGCAAAGAACCTAGGATTTATCTTTCAAGAAGCACACTTATTAAAGAACCTGACGGTTGCCGAGAACATCAAGCTTGCACAGTCGCTTGCTGGTTTCCCTGTCAACGAGTCGGAAGTAGCTAACTTGTTAGAAAAGCTACAATTATCCACTTTATCTAATCGCAAGCCGAATGAGCTCAGCCGCGGACAGGTGCAGCGTGTTGCAATCGCCAGAGCATTGATCAATAAACCTGCCTTGTTGATTGCCGATGAACCTACTGCTTCTTTAGATGATAAGAATACTTTCTTGGTTATTGAGCTCATCAAAGCATTGGCGGACGAACAGGGTAGCACCTTGATTATCTCGACGCACGACAAAAGATTAAAAGACGAATTCAACAATAACTATCAACTATCGGCATTATAA
- a CDS encoding FtsX-like permease family protein, whose product MNIFQLVWKNITQQWGSTFLSIILTAFGVAILVSIYITSDTFEKQLDNNSKQVDLVVGAKGSPLQLILSTLYHIDNPTGNIKLAEAEKLKENPFIETAVPISLGDNFKGHRIIGTDTSYMGLYELSLAEGKLWAKSFEIVLGSETARKHQLKLGDQIHSAHGLAENAHVHDEHPFTVVGILKPSGSVVDNLILCDLQSVWDVHGINHDDHDHEHEGHEHAHDDHDHDHADHQHEEHAHNTAASSEAHDHEGHDHEGHDHEGHNHDAHEHEHAALSPADAKQAASSEQTDSIVSERPRDNVFVKSIADDVIQDHSLEITALLVKYSSPAAIGVVPKLINQSTSMQAASPALETARLFSLLGVGIDSLEILAYVIMIIAGLSVFISLYNALKDRKYDLAIMRALGASKVKLFALLLVEGLVITTIGGLLGLLFGHLGLYFISTQTSQSADIIQAFSIYSKEWLILLTACLIGVIASVIPAIKAYNTTISTILGNK is encoded by the coding sequence ATGAATATATTTCAACTAGTCTGGAAGAATATCACGCAGCAATGGGGTTCGACCTTCTTGAGTATTATTTTAACGGCCTTCGGTGTAGCGATATTGGTCAGTATATATATTACAAGCGATACGTTCGAAAAGCAATTAGACAATAATAGTAAGCAGGTTGATTTGGTAGTCGGTGCGAAAGGGAGCCCGCTGCAACTAATCCTGAGTACTTTATATCATATTGATAACCCAACGGGGAATATCAAGCTTGCGGAAGCCGAAAAACTAAAGGAGAACCCTTTCATTGAAACGGCCGTGCCGATTTCCTTAGGCGATAACTTTAAAGGACACCGCATTATCGGAACTGACACCAGCTACATGGGGCTTTACGAGCTTTCATTGGCGGAGGGGAAATTATGGGCGAAGAGTTTCGAAATCGTATTAGGTAGTGAGACCGCGCGCAAGCATCAGCTGAAACTAGGCGATCAGATTCATAGTGCGCACGGCCTGGCGGAGAATGCGCATGTGCATGACGAGCATCCTTTTACCGTAGTGGGAATCTTAAAACCATCCGGCTCGGTTGTTGATAATTTGATACTTTGCGACTTGCAAAGTGTGTGGGACGTGCATGGAATCAACCATGATGATCATGATCATGAGCACGAAGGCCACGAGCATGCGCATGATGACCATGATCACGATCATGCGGATCATCAGCATGAAGAACATGCACATAACACAGCGGCTAGCTCAGAAGCACACGACCATGAGGGGCATGACCATGAAGGACATGATCATGAAGGTCATAATCACGACGCACATGAGCACGAACATGCTGCCCTAAGCCCTGCAGATGCAAAACAAGCGGCAAGCAGCGAGCAAACAGACAGCATCGTTTCCGAACGCCCTAGAGATAATGTCTTTGTTAAGAGCATTGCCGATGATGTGATTCAGGATCACAGCTTGGAGATTACCGCATTATTGGTGAAATACAGCTCTCCTGCTGCGATTGGCGTGGTACCGAAGTTGATCAATCAATCGACCAGCATGCAGGCGGCATCGCCCGCATTGGAGACTGCTAGGCTGTTTTCTCTATTAGGCGTGGGTATCGACTCCTTGGAAATATTGGCCTATGTGATCATGATTATCGCCGGCTTAAGCGTATTTATCAGTTTATATAACGCGTTGAAAGATAGAAAGTACGACTTGGCCATCATGCGTGCATTGGGCGCTTCGAAGGTTAAACTATTTGCATTGCTTTTGGTCGAAGGATTGGTGATCACCACGATTGGTGGATTGCTGGGATTGTTATTCGGACATTTAGGCTTGTACTTTATCAGTACGCAGACCAGCCAAAGTGCAGATATCATCCAAGCGTTTAGTATTTATAGCAAGGAATGGTTAATTTTGCTGACGGCTTGTCTAATCGGCGTCATCGCTTCGGTTATTCCGGCGATAAAAGCATACAACACAACCATATCGACGATATTAGGGAATAAATAA
- a CDS encoding 16S rRNA (uracil(1498)-N(3))-methyltransferase, giving the protein MHLFYTPDIDTQASHYQLSEEESKHAVRVLRLAVTDTVQLIDGSGGMYEAEIIDAHPKRCTLQILSRTFEFQKPSYHLHIAVAPTKNIDRIEWFLEKATEIGIQEITPLISEHSERKEVKVDRLNKVVVSAMKQSLKAYMPRINEAISFDKFLAQQKDSESLKAIAYCVDDEKKYLNQVFPKNQSYLVLIGPEGDFSQKEIQQALAAGFHPISLGEARLRTETAALYACLEIALLNR; this is encoded by the coding sequence ATGCACTTATTTTATACTCCCGACATTGATACACAGGCTTCTCACTATCAGTTAAGTGAGGAAGAGAGCAAACATGCTGTACGCGTGTTGCGATTAGCAGTTACGGATACTGTACAGTTGATCGATGGGAGTGGGGGCATGTATGAGGCGGAGATTATTGATGCTCATCCAAAGCGCTGCACGCTTCAGATTCTTTCCAGAACATTCGAATTCCAAAAGCCAAGCTATCATTTGCATATCGCTGTTGCACCGACCAAGAATATCGATCGAATCGAATGGTTCTTAGAGAAGGCAACAGAAATCGGTATACAAGAAATTACTCCTTTAATAAGCGAGCATTCGGAGCGTAAGGAAGTCAAAGTAGATCGACTGAACAAAGTAGTTGTCTCGGCGATGAAACAGTCGCTGAAGGCTTATATGCCGCGCATAAACGAGGCTATAAGCTTCGATAAGTTCCTCGCTCAGCAAAAGGACTCCGAAAGCTTGAAAGCCATTGCATATTGCGTAGATGATGAGAAGAAATACTTAAACCAAGTATTTCCTAAGAACCAAAGCTATCTTGTATTGATCGGGCCAGAAGGCGATTTCTCTCAAAAAGAAATCCAGCAAGCCTTAGCTGCTGGATTCCATCCTATATCTTTAGGCGAGGCAAGGTTGCGAACAGAAACTGCTGCCCTCTACGCCTGTTTGGAGATTGCGCTCCTGAATCGTTAA
- a CDS encoding hemolysin family protein, with protein MAIDIFWTIFLVLANGFFVAAEFAIVKVRASQIELQAKSGSKVAQIAKNITEHLDGYLAATQLGITLASLALGWVGEAVMTQIVHQIFGWFNVELSGKLATNLGHVLAFSIITFMHIVFGELAPKSIAIQKPVATTMKVAIPLQFFYYVFRPIIYLLNGFANFLLRLIGIQVSAHEASHSSEELQYLLEKGKESGALNNSEHELIKNVFDFNERIVKNIMVPRTKIVAVEQDETAEDFIETVTEEGYSRIPIYDDNIDQIIGVVHTKDILPLLVKGKEVVLKNIMRKPYFIPETKKINDLMTEFQLKRIQIAFVLDEFGGTAGMVTLEDIVEELVGEIQDEYDEETPVVEQISETEFMVDAGASVHDANGYLPLELPESSDYDTIAGLVSHVFERIPDVGDSTEALGYCFTIMKKTQQNIEFVKLDLVETANDDNEE; from the coding sequence ATGGCAATTGATATTTTTTGGACTATTTTTTTAGTGCTGGCTAATGGTTTTTTTGTTGCAGCTGAATTTGCAATTGTGAAAGTTCGAGCTTCTCAGATAGAACTCCAGGCTAAATCAGGAAGTAAAGTAGCGCAAATCGCGAAGAATATAACAGAACATCTGGATGGTTATCTTGCTGCTACGCAGTTAGGTATTACGCTCGCGTCTCTTGCCCTTGGATGGGTCGGAGAGGCGGTTATGACCCAGATTGTTCATCAAATTTTTGGATGGTTCAATGTTGAGCTGTCCGGTAAATTGGCGACTAACTTAGGTCATGTGTTGGCCTTCAGTATCATCACCTTTATGCATATTGTATTCGGTGAATTAGCACCAAAGTCGATTGCGATACAGAAGCCGGTGGCAACGACGATGAAAGTGGCAATTCCATTGCAATTCTTCTATTACGTATTTAGACCGATCATTTACTTATTGAACGGATTCGCTAATTTCTTGTTACGATTGATCGGAATTCAAGTGAGTGCACATGAAGCTAGTCACTCGTCGGAAGAACTGCAGTATCTTTTGGAAAAAGGAAAAGAAAGCGGTGCTTTGAACAATTCCGAGCATGAGTTGATCAAAAACGTATTTGATTTCAACGAACGTATCGTAAAGAATATCATGGTTCCACGTACGAAGATTGTAGCCGTAGAACAAGACGAAACTGCAGAAGACTTTATCGAGACCGTAACGGAAGAGGGATACTCTCGTATTCCAATTTACGATGATAATATTGACCAAATTATTGGTGTTGTGCATACGAAGGACATTCTTCCTTTGTTAGTAAAGGGTAAGGAAGTTGTGTTGAAAAACATCATGCGCAAGCCTTATTTCATTCCTGAGACGAAGAAAATCAATGATTTAATGACAGAGTTTCAGTTGAAGCGCATCCAAATCGCTTTTGTATTGGATGAATTCGGAGGAACCGCCGGTATGGTGACATTGGAAGATATCGTTGAAGAGCTTGTTGGAGAGATCCAGGACGAGTATGATGAAGAAACTCCAGTAGTGGAGCAGATCTCGGAAACAGAGTTCATGGTGGATGCCGGAGCAAGCGTTCATGATGCGAATGGCTACCTGCCATTGGAGCTTCCGGAAAGTTCAGACTACGATACGATCGCAGGCTTGGTGAGCCATGTCTTTGAGCGTATCCCCGATGTGGGCGACAGCACTGAGGCATTGGGCTACTGTTTCACGATCATGAAGAAAACACAACAGAATATCGAGTTTGTGAAGCTTGATCTGGTGGAAACAGCAAACGACGACAACGAGGAATAA
- a CDS encoding inorganic diphosphatase, translated as MDDVDRLWTIILLLFVGISSANAQQHPWHQVSPGNEAPKVVTAVIEISKGSRAKYEIDKTSGLLKLDRVLNASVFYPTNYGFIPQTYCGDKDPLDILVLCSQDLEPYSLVDAKVIGVLRMLDSGEQDDKIIAVAKNDASLNYLNDLSELPPHSMKEITHFFQTYKSIDNKSIKIENISGQTDAQNVILESLELYKTQFGNKDLTNGN; from the coding sequence ATGGACGACGTCGATAGGCTCTGGACCATAATACTGTTGCTGTTTGTCGGAATTAGTTCTGCAAATGCTCAGCAACATCCTTGGCATCAGGTTTCTCCGGGCAATGAAGCTCCGAAAGTAGTAACTGCTGTCATTGAAATAAGTAAAGGTTCTAGAGCGAAATACGAAATTGATAAGACCTCGGGTCTATTAAAGTTGGATAGGGTACTGAATGCTTCGGTATTCTATCCAACTAATTATGGTTTCATCCCACAAACCTACTGTGGTGATAAAGATCCCCTAGATATTTTAGTGTTATGTTCGCAAGACCTAGAACCGTATTCGCTCGTTGATGCGAAGGTTATCGGTGTTTTGCGCATGCTTGATTCTGGCGAGCAAGATGACAAGATCATTGCTGTCGCCAAGAATGACGCAAGCCTAAATTATCTGAATGATCTTTCAGAACTTCCCCCTCATAGCATGAAAGAAATCACCCATTTCTTTCAGACCTATAAATCCATCGATAACAAGTCGATAAAAATTGAAAATATTTCTGGGCAAACTGATGCCCAAAATGTTATATTAGAGAGTTTAGAACTATACAAAACACAATTCGGAAATAAAGACCTAACTAATGGCAATTGA
- a CDS encoding inorganic diphosphatase produces MSTQHPWHQVSPGEDLPNSVNAIIEIPKGSKAKYEIDKDSGLIKLDRVLFSSVMYPANYGFIPQTYCDDKDPLDILVLCSVDVYPMSLIEAKVIGVMHMIDNGEQDDKIIAVAKHDMSVNYINDLSELPPHTMKEIVRFFQDYKALEGKNVTIENLYGRSYAQNIILESVELYNKEIRNK; encoded by the coding sequence ATGAGTACACAACATCCTTGGCATCAAGTTTCTCCCGGAGAAGACTTGCCTAATTCCGTGAATGCTATTATCGAAATTCCTAAAGGTTCAAAAGCGAAATACGAAATCGACAAAGATAGTGGATTAATCAAGTTGGACCGCGTCCTATTTTCTTCCGTAATGTATCCTGCCAACTATGGCTTTATCCCACAGACTTACTGTGATGATAAGGATCCTTTGGATATTCTTGTTTTATGTTCAGTTGATGTTTATCCGATGAGCTTAATCGAGGCTAAAGTTATCGGTGTTATGCACATGATCGACAATGGCGAGCAAGATGATAAAATTATTGCGGTTGCAAAGCACGATATGTCGGTTAACTACATCAACGATTTATCAGAACTTCCTCCACATACTATGAAAGAGATCGTTCGTTTCTTCCAGGACTATAAAGCCCTTGAAGGTAAAAACGTGACGATTGAAAACTTATATGGACGTTCATACGCGCAAAACATTATTTTAGAAAGCGTTGAATTGTACAATAAGGAGATTCGAAACAAATAA
- a CDS encoding DedA family protein, which translates to MQEYLLSFQQLLDAEYLLSHGGFYIVCLIVFAETGLFFGFFLPGDYLLFLAGLFCAANKIDVDIVTLYFGILSAGILGNFAGYWFGYRTGPMLFKRKDSLLFKRKYVIMAEEFFQKYGGTALIIGRFVPIIRTFAPIFAGVVQLNFRKFVFYNVFGAFLWVSLLTLTGYYLGIKFPEIINYVEYIIVALIVIAFLPIVIALLKRWLKNRKTKKDDINKQ; encoded by the coding sequence ATGCAAGAATATTTGTTGTCTTTTCAACAATTGCTAGATGCTGAATATCTATTAAGTCACGGTGGTTTTTACATCGTCTGCCTTATTGTTTTTGCGGAAACCGGTTTGTTCTTCGGTTTCTTTTTGCCTGGTGATTATTTACTTTTCTTAGCTGGACTGTTCTGTGCAGCGAATAAGATTGATGTTGATATTGTAACGCTTTATTTTGGTATTCTTTCCGCCGGTATTCTCGGGAATTTTGCGGGATATTGGTTTGGATATCGAACGGGACCCATGCTCTTTAAACGAAAGGATTCCCTGCTTTTCAAACGGAAATACGTCATCATGGCGGAGGAGTTTTTTCAAAAATATGGCGGAACAGCATTAATAATTGGTCGATTTGTCCCTATTATTCGTACATTTGCACCCATATTTGCTGGTGTAGTGCAACTTAACTTCCGCAAATTCGTATTTTACAATGTGTTTGGAGCCTTTTTATGGGTTTCTTTATTGACATTGACAGGGTACTATTTGGGTATTAAGTTTCCAGAAATTATCAACTATGTAGAGTATATTATCGTGGCATTGATTGTTATTGCATTCTTGCCTATCGTAATTGCTTTATTGAAGCGTTGGTTGAAAAATAGAAAAACAAAGAAAGACGACATAAACAAACAGTAA
- a CDS encoding HIT family protein, giving the protein MSTIFSKIVAGEVPAYKVAESNDYLAFLDVNPLTEGHVLVIPKKETDYIFDIEDDDYMGMWVFAKIVAQGIKKAFPCKKVGVAVVGLEVAHAHIHLIPLNHVQDMNFERPKLTLEKDVMESIAENIREAISSITNP; this is encoded by the coding sequence ATGTCTACAATATTTTCTAAGATAGTTGCTGGAGAGGTGCCAGCCTACAAAGTAGCCGAAAGCAATGATTATTTAGCATTCTTAGATGTAAATCCACTAACTGAAGGTCACGTATTAGTTATCCCGAAAAAGGAGACTGATTATATATTCGACATCGAAGATGACGACTATATGGGTATGTGGGTATTTGCGAAAATCGTAGCACAAGGGATTAAAAAAGCATTTCCATGTAAAAAAGTAGGTGTTGCTGTTGTAGGACTTGAAGTAGCGCATGCACATATTCACTTGATTCCGTTGAATCATGTGCAGGACATGAATTTTGAAAGACCGAAGCTGACATTGGAAAAAGATGTAATGGAGTCTATCGCCGAGAATATCCGCGAGGCCATTTCGTCGATTACCAATCCATAA
- the greA gene encoding transcription elongation factor GreA: MAEVTYYTEEGLTKLKEELQYLKTEGRANIAKAIAEARDKGDLSENAEYDAAKEAQGLHEAKIAKLEEVLASARIIDESNLDTSKVLALSFVKIKNKKTGAVMTYQLVSETEADLKAGKISVKSPIAQGLLGLQVGDVASVAVPAGQMELEVLEISR, from the coding sequence ATGGCAGAAGTAACTTATTACACTGAAGAAGGATTGACTAAATTAAAAGAAGAGCTTCAATACCTGAAAACAGAAGGACGTGCAAACATAGCAAAGGCTATTGCAGAGGCAAGAGATAAGGGCGATCTATCGGAGAACGCAGAATATGATGCCGCGAAAGAGGCTCAAGGGCTTCACGAGGCAAAAATTGCAAAGTTAGAAGAGGTGTTAGCATCTGCACGAATCATTGATGAGTCTAATCTAGACACATCTAAAGTTCTGGCTTTATCTTTTGTAAAGATCAAGAATAAGAAGACAGGTGCAGTAATGACCTATCAACTAGTTTCTGAGACGGAAGCGGACTTGAAAGCAGGGAAAATCTCTGTGAAGTCGCCGATTGCTCAAGGATTATTAGGCTTACAAGTTGGTGATGTAGCTTCGGTTGCAGTGCCGGCGGGTCAGATGGAATTAGAAGTCCTAGAGATTAGTAGATAA
- a CDS encoding response regulator transcription factor — MNKEITIAVVEDDDNLRFLVSHRLQTENYNVIQCSDGLEAEKLILESSPDIVLLDWMLPGKEGIEVCEGIRKAGFENIIIMMTAKSQDIDKIDAYSYGVTDYITKPFNMDVLVAMIENKVRFFVPKVQNEVYYFGDTEHHPNVHSLIRDGKKIELTILENRILLHFLQNKGKDITREELMEVVWGYSSNVNTRTLDMHVVRLRKKIETNPDKPYYLQTVRGLGYRFISEEEEEEGAS, encoded by the coding sequence ATGAACAAAGAAATAACTATTGCAGTTGTAGAGGACGACGATAATTTGCGTTTTCTTGTAAGCCATCGACTTCAAACTGAGAACTACAATGTGATCCAATGTAGCGACGGTTTGGAGGCTGAAAAGTTGATCTTAGAATCGTCTCCTGATATTGTATTGCTCGACTGGATGCTCCCTGGCAAAGAAGGGATCGAAGTCTGCGAGGGAATCCGCAAAGCCGGATTTGAAAACATCATTATCATGATGACTGCAAAATCACAGGATATTGATAAGATCGACGCGTATAGCTACGGTGTGACGGATTATATCACCAAACCGTTCAATATGGATGTATTGGTGGCTATGATCGAGAACAAAGTGCGCTTCTTTGTGCCGAAAGTTCAAAACGAAGTGTATTACTTCGGTGATACGGAGCATCATCCTAATGTGCATTCGTTGATCAGAGATGGTAAGAAGATCGAGCTTACGATATTGGAGAACCGTATTTTGCTTCATTTCTTGCAAAATAAAGGGAAAGATATTACTCGTGAAGAGTTGATGGAAGTTGTTTGGGGTTACAGTTCCAATGTGAACACCCGCACCTTGGATATGCACGTGGTTCGCCTACGTAAGAAGATCGAGACGAATCCGGATAAGCCTTATTATCTGCAAACTGTAAGAGGTCTTGGATACCGATTTATCAGTGAAGAGGAGGAAGAAGAAGGCGCTTCGTAA